A region from the Desulfitobacterium dehalogenans ATCC 51507 genome encodes:
- the flhB gene encoding flagellar biosynthesis protein FlhB: protein MSEKTFQATPRRRQEARKKGQVFKSTEMVSALMLVSFIGLLKYYVPTMVEKVTQIFPYVYGLSTEWTARSISSLMVDLLWLGIQIVAPLLVVGAVVATGANYLQVRSLFTVEPLKPQLSRISPISGAKRMFGVKAWVELLKSLLKVIFIGYFLYATIRDNFEVFPTMARFTVGQGAVFIGGLIINLGWKIALSFFIIAAIDFLYQWWDYEKNLKMSHEELKQEYKQTEGNPQLKGEIKRKQRAMSMRRMMQDLKTADVVVTNPTHYAVALRYDPKESSAPVVVAKGADEIAQRIKQLAKEYGIVTMENKPLARALFAQAEIGQAVPADLYKAVAEVLAFVYRLKRKKYTG from the coding sequence ATGAGTGAAAAAACGTTTCAGGCCACGCCCAGGCGAAGGCAGGAAGCACGTAAGAAAGGCCAGGTCTTTAAGAGTACGGAAATGGTTTCCGCACTCATGCTGGTCAGCTTTATTGGGCTGTTAAAGTACTATGTACCCACCATGGTGGAAAAGGTTACCCAAATCTTTCCTTATGTCTATGGGCTCTCTACTGAATGGACGGCCCGCTCCATTTCCAGCCTGATGGTGGATCTTCTCTGGCTGGGTATTCAGATTGTAGCTCCTTTGTTAGTGGTGGGTGCTGTCGTCGCCACCGGCGCCAATTACCTTCAGGTGCGCTCCCTTTTTACCGTGGAGCCCTTAAAGCCCCAATTGAGCCGAATTAGCCCGATTAGCGGCGCTAAACGGATGTTTGGGGTGAAAGCCTGGGTGGAACTTCTCAAGTCCCTGCTCAAAGTCATTTTTATAGGCTATTTCCTCTACGCCACCATCCGGGATAATTTCGAAGTCTTTCCGACAATGGCTCGTTTCACAGTAGGCCAAGGGGCAGTCTTTATCGGCGGATTAATCATCAACCTGGGCTGGAAAATCGCCTTATCCTTCTTCATCATTGCGGCCATCGATTTTCTCTATCAGTGGTGGGATTATGAGAAAAATCTTAAGATGTCCCACGAAGAGTTGAAGCAGGAATATAAGCAAACGGAAGGGAATCCTCAGCTTAAAGGGGAGATTAAAAGAAAACAAAGGGCCATGTCCATGCGCCGTATGATGCAGGATTTAAAAACTGCCGATGTGGTGGTGACCAACCCCACTCACTATGCTGTAGCCCTGCGTTATGACCCCAAAGAAAGTTCGGCCCCGGTCGTGGTGGCCAAAGGTGCCGACGAAATCGCCCAACGGATTAAGCAGCTGGCCAAGGAATATGGGATTGTAACGATGGAAAATAAGCCGCTGGCCCGGGCCCTTTTCGCGCAAGCGGAAATAGGTCAGGCTGTGCCTGCGGATCTCTATAAAGCCGTGGCGGAGGTCCTCGCCTTCGTGTACCGGCTTAAGCGCAAGAAATATACCGGGTAA
- the fliR gene encoding flagellar biosynthetic protein FliR, whose translation MGLAEFLQWNLTLFLLILSRWAGMIMLAPVFGARGVPAMVKLGLAVSISLILYPIIMAGGPQIPSETLPYAALLIKEIVVGLVIGFVIYAITAVLEGAGQLIDMQMGFNMSGAIDPIFGVQSAMMGNFQMILAIMLLLATNSHHYLIAAMVKSYTYVPINPGALPQGLNYYIFLIREIFTLSVQLALPVIGALVLTDIGVGLLMRTVPQMNIFTVIFPVKIIFGFIILFLGIGFFGETVNMLFGRAMTWLLELYKGWQGT comes from the coding sequence ATGGGCTTAGCAGAATTTTTGCAATGGAATCTCACGTTGTTCCTCCTTATTCTCTCACGTTGGGCGGGCATGATTATGCTGGCCCCGGTGTTTGGAGCCCGCGGGGTTCCTGCCATGGTCAAGTTGGGCTTGGCGGTAAGTATTTCGCTCATCCTCTATCCGATCATCATGGCCGGCGGACCGCAGATTCCCAGCGAAACACTGCCCTATGCGGCACTATTAATCAAGGAGATTGTGGTTGGCCTTGTGATCGGTTTTGTCATTTATGCCATTACTGCCGTGTTAGAAGGAGCAGGTCAATTGATTGACATGCAGATGGGCTTTAATATGAGCGGAGCCATCGACCCGATTTTTGGTGTGCAAAGCGCTATGATGGGTAATTTTCAAATGATTTTGGCCATTATGCTGCTCCTTGCCACCAACTCCCACCATTATCTTATTGCGGCCATGGTCAAGAGCTATACTTATGTCCCTATTAATCCGGGGGCTCTCCCTCAAGGACTTAATTATTATATCTTTCTCATTCGGGAAATCTTCACCTTGTCGGTGCAACTGGCTCTCCCCGTCATAGGTGCGTTGGTTCTGACGGATATCGGTGTGGGACTCTTGATGCGCACTGTGCCCCAGATGAATATTTTTACGGTCATCTTTCCGGTAAAAATCATCTTTGGTTTTATCATTCTTTTTTTGGGAATCGGCTTTTTTGGAGAAACAGTCAACATGCTCTTTGGGCGGGCCATGACCTGGCTCTTAGAGTTGTATAAAGGGTGGCAGGGAACATGA
- the fliQ gene encoding flagellar biosynthesis protein FliQ, whose protein sequence is MNQSDVLYLAKEALMTALMIGGPVLGVSLLVGLMVSVFQAMTQIQEQTLTFIPKILAIALVMLLLGPWMLNVITGFTTNLFNDLAIFGKY, encoded by the coding sequence ATGAATCAAAGTGACGTACTTTATCTGGCCAAAGAAGCCTTGATGACAGCCTTGATGATTGGGGGTCCTGTACTGGGTGTGAGCTTGCTTGTGGGTTTAATGGTCAGTGTGTTTCAGGCCATGACTCAGATTCAAGAGCAGACCCTCACCTTTATTCCCAAAATCCTGGCCATCGCTCTTGTCATGCTTTTATTGGGCCCGTGGATGCTTAATGTGATTACAGGTTTTACTACCAATCTCTTTAATGATCTGGCTATTTTTGGTAAATATTAA
- the fliP gene encoding flagellar type III secretion system pore protein FliP (The bacterial flagellar biogenesis protein FliP forms a type III secretion system (T3SS)-type pore required for flagellar assembly.) — translation MIATVKALGSAKKRNLKALLLFFLILGGILVNTDSVLAAGLTLDFGTTTAEQTSSTLQILLLLTVLSIAPAILVLMTSFTRTIIVLSFVRNALGTQQLPPNQVIIGLSLFLTFFVMAPTWNEINTQALQPYMQNQMTQAEALQQAEAPLRQFMFEQTREKDLKLFVGLARMEQPQTYGDIPTYVLIPAFVISELKTAFQMGFAIFIPFMVIDMLVASVLMSMGMMMLPPMMVSLPFKILLFVLVDGWHLVVQSLVTSFY, via the coding sequence ATGATAGCCACCGTGAAGGCATTGGGTTCAGCAAAGAAGCGAAACCTAAAAGCTTTGCTGCTGTTCTTCTTGATTTTGGGCGGAATACTGGTGAATACGGATTCAGTTTTGGCCGCAGGATTAACCCTTGATTTCGGGACGACAACGGCTGAGCAAACCAGTTCAACCCTGCAAATCCTGCTTTTATTGACCGTACTCTCCATCGCTCCGGCGATTCTTGTTCTGATGACCTCTTTTACCCGGACGATTATTGTGCTCTCCTTTGTACGCAATGCCCTTGGTACACAGCAGCTGCCGCCGAATCAGGTGATTATTGGGCTTTCATTATTTTTAACCTTTTTCGTCATGGCACCCACTTGGAATGAGATCAATACCCAGGCTCTTCAGCCCTATATGCAAAATCAAATGACTCAGGCAGAAGCTCTGCAGCAAGCGGAAGCCCCTTTAAGGCAATTTATGTTTGAGCAGACCCGGGAAAAAGATCTCAAGCTTTTCGTCGGTCTGGCCAGAATGGAACAGCCTCAGACTTATGGGGATATCCCCACCTATGTCCTCATTCCTGCTTTTGTAATCAGTGAGTTAAAGACAGCTTTTCAGATGGGCTTTGCAATCTTTATCCCCTTTATGGTGATCGATATGTTGGTGGCTTCTGTTCTCATGTCCATGGGTATGATGATGCTTCCCCCCATGATGGTTTCATTGCCCTTTAAGATTCTTTTGTTTGTTTTGGTGGACGGTTGGCATCTTGTAGTCCAGTCACTTGTCACAAGCTTCTACTAA
- the fliO gene encoding flagellar biosynthetic protein FliO → MPKIDNTTPYPDTIPASADLSGADPSYWGGIIGTILVFLLILVVALWVIRKMNQASFRGMQAPWARVLDRQMLNASQSLYLVEIAGKLQILGGTDHHLTKIDEIDDPELAAEILDELAHRPTERVEGILSGIAQRTFGGKRRRGKEPFADELERLLEEVDQ, encoded by the coding sequence ATGCCAAAAATAGATAATACCACGCCCTATCCAGACACAATTCCTGCTTCCGCAGATCTGTCAGGAGCCGATCCTTCCTACTGGGGGGGGATCATAGGGACGATTCTTGTCTTTCTCCTTATTCTGGTGGTTGCTTTATGGGTCATCCGCAAAATGAACCAGGCTTCTTTCCGGGGCATGCAGGCGCCTTGGGCGAGAGTTCTGGATCGGCAAATGCTCAATGCCAGCCAATCTCTCTATCTGGTGGAAATTGCGGGAAAGCTCCAGATCCTGGGGGGAACGGATCATCATTTGACGAAGATCGATGAGATCGATGACCCTGAGCTGGCGGCTGAGATCCTGGATGAGCTTGCCCACCGGCCCACTGAGCGTGTGGAGGGCATTCTATCCGGAATTGCCCAGCGCACCTTTGGCGGTAAACGGCGCCGGGGGAAAGAACCCTTTGCCGATGAGCTAGAACGTTTGCTTGAGGAGGTGGACCAATGA
- a CDS encoding response regulator has product MGANVLIVDDAAFMRMMVKDILTKNGFTVVGEAENGAVAVDKFAELTPDLVIMDITMPEMDGLQAVREIRKRDPQAKIIMCSAMGQQAMVIDAIQSGAKDFIVKPFQADRVVEAVKKALK; this is encoded by the coding sequence GTGGGTGCTAATGTTTTAATTGTTGATGATGCTGCATTTATGCGGATGATGGTCAAGGATATCTTAACAAAGAACGGCTTCACAGTGGTTGGCGAGGCTGAGAATGGGGCTGTGGCCGTCGATAAATTTGCTGAGCTGACTCCAGATTTGGTCATCATGGATATCACCATGCCTGAGATGGATGGACTACAGGCCGTTCGTGAGATTCGCAAGCGCGACCCTCAAGCCAAGATCATTATGTGCAGTGCCATGGGCCAGCAAGCGATGGTTATCGATGCCATTCAATCCGGCGCCAAGGACTTTATTGTGAAACCCTTCCAAGCAGATCGGGTGGTTGAGGCTGTAAAAAAGGCGCTGAAGTAA
- the fliY gene encoding flagellar motor switch phosphatase FliY → MGNGMLSQEEIDALLGGNLETDPPAENEPKVEFSDMEKDAIGEIANISMGTAATTLSQLLGKKVEITTPKVDMASAEQIRKDYPIPSVIVDVRYKAGIEGSNLLILSQRDGAVIVDLMMGGTGENPPSELSELGISGIAEAMNQMMGSAATSMSTMFNSVVDITPPQLVLNDMSPKDDDIITNVLQSHEELVRISFRMVVEDVIDSILVQVIPIHVAKGMVNKLLGTMGGTGSKPEAKPTPPPRVEQPQAPNTGYAQPTAPIPGPSMPSPQGAYGNQPPQVPYIPQPQPEYPQQQQGYGGPAYGQNQGGYYASGYGAPPTSVQPAQFVPLRPADPIHGQENLELILDVPLQVSVELGKAKKTIKEILELGPGSVIELDRLAGEPVDMIVNGKLVAKCEVVVINETFGIRITDIIQPSERMTKAIGL, encoded by the coding sequence ATGGGTAACGGGATGCTTTCCCAGGAAGAAATCGATGCCCTGCTGGGAGGGAATCTTGAGACGGATCCCCCAGCGGAAAATGAACCCAAAGTAGAGTTTAGCGATATGGAAAAGGATGCCATAGGAGAAATAGCCAATATCTCCATGGGAACTGCAGCGACAACCCTTTCCCAGCTCTTGGGAAAGAAAGTTGAAATCACCACCCCCAAGGTGGATATGGCAAGTGCGGAGCAAATCCGCAAGGATTATCCGATTCCCTCGGTCATCGTCGATGTCCGGTATAAAGCGGGGATTGAAGGATCTAATCTTCTCATTCTCTCCCAACGGGATGGGGCAGTCATTGTGGATCTGATGATGGGAGGAACAGGTGAAAACCCGCCTTCAGAACTCTCAGAGCTTGGAATCAGCGGTATTGCCGAAGCTATGAATCAGATGATGGGTTCGGCGGCGACCTCCATGTCTACCATGTTTAATTCCGTCGTGGATATCACACCACCCCAGTTAGTCTTAAATGATATGTCTCCCAAAGATGATGATATCATTACCAATGTGCTCCAATCCCACGAAGAACTCGTCAGAATTTCCTTTAGGATGGTCGTGGAAGATGTCATTGACAGCATTTTAGTTCAAGTGATTCCGATTCATGTGGCGAAGGGAATGGTTAATAAGCTTCTCGGAACAATGGGTGGAACCGGTTCCAAACCAGAAGCAAAGCCCACTCCTCCTCCCCGGGTGGAACAACCCCAGGCGCCCAACACCGGCTATGCCCAACCCACGGCACCAATCCCCGGTCCTTCTATGCCGTCACCACAAGGAGCCTATGGAAACCAACCTCCTCAAGTTCCTTACATACCTCAGCCTCAGCCGGAGTATCCTCAGCAACAACAAGGATATGGCGGACCTGCCTATGGACAAAATCAAGGAGGTTACTACGCTTCAGGATATGGGGCTCCCCCGACATCGGTACAACCGGCTCAATTCGTCCCCTTAAGGCCTGCTGATCCCATTCACGGGCAAGAGAATCTCGAGCTTATTCTGGATGTCCCCTTACAGGTCAGTGTAGAGTTAGGGAAAGCTAAGAAAACCATCAAGGAAATCCTTGAATTAGGACCTGGATCGGTTATTGAGTTGGATCGCCTGGCTGGGGAACCGGTGGATATGATCGTCAATGGTAAGCTTGTGGCAAAATGTGAAGTTGTGGTCATCAATGAGACCTTTGGGATACGCATTACGGATATTATACAGCCCAGTGAACGTATGACTAAGGCCATTGGACTTTAG
- the fliM gene encoding flagellar motor switch protein FliM: MGEVLSQEEIDALLNALSDGQVDAEEIKTTKVQKKVRVYDFRRPNKFSKDQIHSLQNIYENYCRSLTTYLSGHLHSIIETKVSSIEQITYDEFIRSLPNPTILSLYALNPLEGTLLMEMSPALAFAIIDRLLGGQGQGSEKNRDLTEIERTIISHRAEQMITLIGEAWTEVLPTEPEYMVLETNPQFTQIVAPNEMIILVTLEVKVGEMVGMVNMCLPYLVLEPVLDKLSTLFLFSTQSKVTSKEQVNAIRRKIEWAKVDMTTMLGHSEILVRDLLELAPGDVIPLMQNVKEALPVYVGNFRKFKGIPGLHGEHLAVQITEIVEEGRDQDG, encoded by the coding sequence ATGGGAGAGGTATTGTCACAGGAAGAAATTGATGCCTTACTGAACGCGCTTTCTGATGGACAAGTGGATGCTGAGGAAATTAAAACAACAAAAGTACAAAAGAAAGTCCGAGTTTACGATTTTAGACGACCGAACAAATTCTCCAAAGATCAGATTCACTCCCTCCAGAATATTTATGAGAATTATTGCCGGTCATTGACGACTTACTTATCGGGACATCTTCATTCTATTATTGAGACTAAGGTGAGCTCCATTGAGCAAATAACCTATGATGAGTTTATTCGTTCCCTGCCTAATCCGACAATCCTCAGTTTATATGCTCTGAATCCCTTGGAAGGGACTCTTCTGATGGAGATGAGTCCGGCACTGGCCTTTGCTATCATTGACCGGCTGCTGGGCGGGCAAGGACAAGGTTCGGAGAAGAATCGGGATCTGACAGAGATTGAACGGACGATCATTTCCCATCGAGCGGAACAGATGATTACCTTAATTGGGGAGGCTTGGACTGAGGTTCTTCCTACTGAGCCGGAATATATGGTCTTAGAAACCAATCCTCAGTTTACTCAGATTGTTGCGCCCAATGAAATGATTATCCTTGTCACCTTAGAGGTTAAGGTCGGCGAAATGGTAGGAATGGTCAATATGTGCCTGCCTTATCTGGTACTGGAGCCTGTCTTGGATAAACTCAGTACATTATTCCTTTTTTCTACTCAGTCCAAAGTAACCTCGAAAGAACAGGTCAACGCTATTCGCAGGAAAATTGAATGGGCGAAAGTGGATATGACCACCATGCTGGGACATTCGGAGATTTTAGTTCGTGACCTCTTGGAATTGGCACCAGGGGATGTTATCCCGCTGATGCAAAACGTTAAAGAAGCGCTCCCTGTTTACGTTGGGAATTTTAGAAAGTTTAAAGGAATTCCTGGTCTGCATGGGGAACATCTCGCTGTTCAAATAACAGAAATCGTTGAGGAAGGAAGGGATCAGGATGGGTAA
- a CDS encoding flagellar basal body-associated FliL family protein gives MDRKLIITIFIAGFLGSTIGVVGTLGAQKIFFSESPTHQGVIKKEEGPVIPVGEFTVNLRGGAFLKTAIALEGMNEKSEAAITAKDAFIKDRINTVLSSKTLEDMQPEVREDLKFELINQLNEVTGNQVQSIFFLSFVYQ, from the coding sequence ATGGACCGTAAGTTAATTATTACAATTTTTATCGCGGGATTTTTGGGATCTACTATTGGTGTCGTTGGAACACTGGGTGCCCAGAAAATATTCTTCTCAGAAAGCCCTACACATCAAGGAGTAATAAAAAAGGAAGAAGGCCCGGTGATACCTGTTGGAGAATTTACCGTCAATCTCCGGGGAGGAGCCTTCCTTAAGACTGCTATAGCACTCGAAGGGATGAACGAAAAATCGGAAGCAGCGATCACTGCCAAGGATGCCTTTATCAAGGACCGGATTAATACCGTTCTTTCCAGTAAAACACTAGAGGATATGCAACCAGAGGTTCGTGAAGATCTGAAATTCGAGCTAATTAACCAACTTAATGAAGTAACAGGCAATCAGGTTCAGAGCATTTTCTTCTTATCCTTTGTTTATCAGTAA
- a CDS encoding flagellar FlbD family protein produces MIEVTRINGKRLVLNSDLIESMEATPDTVITLTGGNKYVVTETTEELIRRVTEYKRHCHPLFREEGEISE; encoded by the coding sequence ATGATCGAAGTCACCCGCATCAATGGCAAAAGGTTGGTTCTTAATTCAGACCTGATCGAAAGCATGGAAGCAACCCCGGATACGGTTATTACCTTAACGGGAGGAAATAAATACGTTGTCACTGAAACAACAGAGGAGCTCATTCGCAGAGTGACGGAATATAAGAGGCATTGTCATCCGTTATTTCGGGAAGAAGGGGAGATATCAGAGTAA
- a CDS encoding flagellar FliJ family protein, producing the protein MAKFRFRLEAALRLAERSLEEQQRLLAQEIQKLSSLQKACQDQEKVWQFALQGQEEACRTSPQDLSLWQIFSQKQIELLRQIEKEVSQQEWVVAQQRQRLLEAHQDAEKLKKLKEKQRVVFNLKEQRREQAVLDEAGQIIFGRRNSL; encoded by the coding sequence TTGGCCAAATTCAGATTTCGCCTCGAAGCAGCACTTAGGCTCGCCGAACGCAGCCTCGAAGAACAGCAGCGGCTCCTTGCTCAGGAAATCCAAAAGCTGTCCTCTCTCCAAAAGGCCTGTCAAGACCAGGAAAAAGTGTGGCAGTTTGCTTTGCAAGGTCAAGAGGAGGCGTGCAGAACCTCACCTCAGGATCTAAGTCTATGGCAGATTTTTAGTCAAAAGCAAATTGAACTTCTACGGCAAATAGAAAAGGAAGTTTCCCAACAGGAGTGGGTGGTCGCTCAGCAGCGGCAAAGGCTCCTTGAAGCCCATCAGGATGCCGAGAAGTTGAAGAAATTGAAGGAAAAACAAAGAGTGGTATTCAACCTTAAGGAACAGCGGCGTGAACAAGCTGTCCTGGATGAAGCAGGCCAAATAATTTTTGGACGGAGGAATAGCTTATGA
- the fliI gene encoding flagellar protein export ATPase FliI — protein sequence MTDWNNLLHRIDDLDLIVSHGRVAKIVGLMIESDGPRVSVGEYCKIHTRQGKEIPAEVVGFRNSTTLLMPLAELEGIAPGDRVVPQQHKLEVGVGQALLGRILDGLGRPLDGRPMVTHKDYPLQNSPPSAFLRPRIRDPLSVGVRTVDGMLTIGRGQRIGIFAGSGVGKSTLLGMMARNTTADVNVIALVGERGRELRDFIEKDLGEEGLERSVLVVATSDQPALVRLKAAFTATAIAEYFRDQGQDVLLMMDSVTRFAMAQREVGLTTGEPPATRGYPPSVFALLPKLLERSGMSEVGSITGIYTVLVDGDDHNEPIADTVRGILDGHIVLTRELAMQNHYPAIDTLQSVSRVMNDIISPEHKELAGKLREHLAIYHDAKDLIDIGAYVAGSNPRIDAAIQHIEGINGFLRQDVEEKVSFDEMIQQLHQALM from the coding sequence ATGACCGATTGGAATAATCTGCTTCATAGAATAGATGATTTGGATTTGATCGTCTCTCATGGCCGGGTGGCCAAAATCGTGGGGCTGATGATTGAATCCGACGGTCCTCGTGTCAGTGTGGGAGAATACTGTAAGATCCATACCCGGCAGGGAAAAGAAATTCCGGCTGAGGTGGTGGGCTTTCGCAATTCCACCACCCTGCTGATGCCTCTAGCTGAATTAGAAGGAATCGCTCCGGGGGATCGGGTGGTTCCTCAACAACATAAGCTGGAAGTCGGAGTCGGGCAGGCCCTTCTGGGTAGAATTCTCGATGGACTGGGCCGGCCCTTGGATGGGCGTCCTATGGTTACTCATAAGGATTATCCATTGCAAAATTCTCCTCCCAGTGCTTTTCTAAGACCAAGAATTCGCGACCCTCTCAGTGTGGGGGTTCGCACGGTGGATGGGATGCTAACCATTGGCCGGGGACAGAGAATTGGGATTTTCGCTGGTTCAGGAGTGGGTAAAAGTACCCTGCTGGGAATGATGGCAAGGAATACCACAGCCGATGTGAATGTCATTGCTCTGGTTGGAGAACGGGGAAGAGAACTTCGGGACTTTATCGAGAAGGATCTCGGCGAAGAGGGCTTAGAGCGTTCCGTACTCGTGGTAGCAACCTCTGACCAACCCGCCTTGGTTCGCCTCAAGGCTGCTTTCACAGCCACGGCCATCGCCGAATACTTCCGGGACCAAGGCCAGGATGTACTCTTAATGATGGATTCCGTGACCCGCTTTGCCATGGCTCAACGGGAAGTGGGGTTGACCACCGGGGAACCGCCGGCAACCCGTGGCTATCCGCCTTCAGTATTTGCTTTGCTGCCCAAACTTCTTGAGCGCTCCGGCATGAGCGAGGTCGGAAGCATTACAGGGATTTACACAGTCCTTGTGGATGGGGACGATCATAACGAACCTATCGCCGACACAGTCCGTGGAATCCTGGACGGACATATCGTCCTAACCCGGGAATTAGCCATGCAGAACCATTATCCGGCCATTGATACGCTCCAATCCGTAAGCCGGGTCATGAATGATATTATCTCACCGGAACATAAAGAGCTGGCCGGAAAACTCCGGGAGCATCTTGCTATCTATCATGATGCTAAGGATTTAATTGACATCGGAGCCTATGTGGCAGGAAGCAACCCCCGTATCGATGCCGCAATCCAGCATATAGAAGGAATCAATGGTTTCCTCCGTCAGGACGTGGAGGAGAAAGTCTCCTTCGACGAAATGATCCAGCAACTTCATCAGGCCCTTATGTAA
- a CDS encoding FliH/SctL family protein, whose translation MRLYTRSRVVKSHTVEVSMPCIVESQTEVFQFLSNRLSVVRDRNESLSQGEEFPRLKGEEKWEPSAAAIHDEDEALTKARLEQEARAKEILAEAEALRAQAQTELEKAQEETVKILERARVEGEEAALKLREEVSHQAYEEGLAQGLAQGLQEGIAQGKQEAEQMKIEARNILALAQRAAHEEWSKVDETLLQMALKVAERILRVHILEHPKQLLQRIRALSLLPEEREGWKLHVSTADYQWLSQCSEEINIPLLEDQTLTSGDCFLECTEGIFDARVEAQLERCEQLLREELRHDRLE comes from the coding sequence ATGAGATTATATACTAGGTCGAGAGTGGTCAAAAGCCATACCGTAGAGGTCAGCATGCCCTGTATCGTGGAATCTCAGACAGAGGTCTTTCAATTCCTAAGCAATCGTCTTTCCGTAGTTCGTGATCGGAATGAAAGTCTATCTCAGGGAGAGGAATTTCCCCGGCTTAAGGGGGAGGAAAAATGGGAACCTTCAGCCGCCGCGATCCATGACGAAGACGAAGCCTTGACAAAGGCTCGACTTGAGCAGGAAGCCAGAGCTAAGGAAATCCTTGCCGAGGCTGAAGCCCTCCGTGCTCAGGCTCAAACAGAACTTGAAAAGGCCCAGGAAGAAACGGTTAAGATTCTGGAAAGAGCACGAGTGGAAGGGGAAGAAGCTGCTCTGAAGCTTCGCGAGGAAGTCTCTCACCAGGCTTATGAAGAAGGGCTCGCCCAGGGATTAGCCCAAGGGCTTCAGGAAGGCATAGCCCAGGGAAAACAGGAAGCTGAACAGATGAAGATAGAAGCCCGGAACATCCTTGCCCTTGCTCAAAGGGCTGCTCATGAGGAATGGAGTAAAGTGGATGAAACACTGCTCCAGATGGCGTTGAAGGTTGCTGAGAGAATTCTTCGTGTCCATATTCTGGAGCACCCCAAGCAGTTGCTTCAGCGTATTCGTGCCCTGTCCCTGCTCCCCGAAGAGCGGGAGGGGTGGAAGCTCCATGTATCCACCGCGGACTACCAGTGGCTCTCCCAATGTTCAGAAGAAATTAACATCCCCCTTTTGGAGGATCAAACCTTAACCTCTGGAGACTGTTTCCTCGAATGCACCGAAGGTATTTTTGATGCTCGTGTAGAGGCTCAGCTGGAACGCTGTGAACAACTCCTGAGAGAGGAGCTAAGGCATGACCGATTGGAATAA
- the fliG gene encoding flagellar motor switch protein FliG codes for MTQQLTGIQKTAILMIALGPEKSAKVVQHLAENEIEQLTLEMANVRKISSEQRDKVIDEFYQMCVANDYIAQGGIDYAREVLERALGEQRAFEIITRLSSSLKMRPFDLVRRTDPKQLLSFIQGEHPQTIALIMTHLPPDKAAILLSSLPQERQADVTKRIALMGRTSPEVLKEIEKILERKISSLAPTDYTTSGGIQSVVDILNRSDPSTLKVVMDSLEVDDPELAEQVKRQMFVFEDIVMLDDRGIQLVLREVDMKDLALSLKGSNPEVGQKIMANMSSRASQNLREDMEFMGPVRLRDVEEAQQRIVKVIRRLEETGAIVISRGGSDEIIY; via the coding sequence ATGACCCAGCAGCTTACTGGAATTCAGAAAACGGCCATCCTTATGATTGCATTAGGGCCAGAAAAATCAGCGAAGGTGGTACAGCATTTAGCGGAGAATGAAATCGAACAGCTGACGCTGGAAATGGCCAATGTACGTAAGATTTCATCAGAACAGCGGGATAAGGTCATAGACGAGTTTTATCAGATGTGTGTGGCCAATGATTATATCGCTCAGGGTGGTATTGATTACGCCCGGGAGGTTTTGGAGCGGGCACTCGGTGAGCAGCGGGCCTTTGAGATCATCACACGTCTCTCTTCTTCCTTGAAGATGCGTCCTTTTGATTTAGTACGACGCACAGACCCCAAACAATTGCTTTCCTTTATCCAAGGAGAGCATCCCCAAACCATCGCCCTGATTATGACTCATTTACCGCCGGATAAAGCGGCCATTCTCTTATCAAGCCTACCCCAGGAAAGACAAGCAGATGTAACCAAACGGATTGCCTTAATGGGAAGAACAAGTCCTGAGGTCTTAAAAGAGATTGAGAAGATACTTGAACGCAAAATATCCAGTCTCGCTCCTACGGATTACACTACATCCGGTGGGATTCAAAGTGTGGTGGATATTCTTAACCGCAGCGATCCCAGCACCTTGAAGGTGGTCATGGATTCTCTGGAAGTGGATGATCCCGAACTGGCTGAACAGGTTAAACGTCAGATGTTTGTCTTTGAAGACATCGTTATGCTGGATGACCGGGGAATTCAGCTGGTGCTTCGTGAAGTGGATATGAAAGACCTGGCCCTTTCCCTTAAGGGCTCCAATCCGGAAGTGGGACAAAAGATCATGGCCAATATGTCATCCCGGGCATCCCAAAACTTGCGGGAGGATATGGAATTTATGGGTCCGGTCCGCTTAAGAGATGTAGAAGAAGCCCAACAGCGTATTGTCAAAGTAATTCGCCGACTCGAGGAAACAGGTGCAATCGTCATTTCAAGAGGTGGCAGTGATGAGATTATATACTAG